DNA sequence from the Labrus bergylta chromosome 13, fLabBer1.1, whole genome shotgun sequence genome:
atcaggaaaaaaaataatgtagtggaaatttcaaaaaaaaaaaaagaaaaaggtactTTTTGATTGAATTTTTTGCCACAGGGTGATTTAATATGTAGTGTTTCTTTATCCTTGGAAATTCACTTGAGCTCTCTGCTCTTTTCAACAAATCTTTTTCTCATCTTTGCACTGctccacacattcacactggcAACAACACGTTTAGGGTGTAAGAATATactgtttttctccattttAACGGCTCTGTTATCTATTGTGCAAAACATTGTCTGTGTGGTCCAGCACAAAtttactgttaaaaaataaaactcttaaaGATATCACACCTAATCTGTTGCTCAAGGACACAAGCCCAGAGAGCTGCAACGGTATTTAGAAATACAACAGCAACAATACCTTAAACCTTATCCATTTTTACAAATAACAGGAATCTAAATTTGTGGATAAAGAAATAATGTTTGCACCTCACATGTTCCTCTGAAATACAAATCTCACATTTGTTACACCCAGTAGTCACAGTGTTGCAGGGGTCTGAATCAGTGTAACTCAAGGCCTGCTATTCCTCTCAgacatgcatgttttttattgcCCAAGGTGAAAACGGTGGAGGCAGCCAGGAGTTGTTTGGCTAGAGAAACATTACCTGCATTCTCATTTCTGTTTTGCTTGTTGAAAAGAAGGATTGTCCAACCCCTGCTGTTTACCCCGGCAAAAACATGTGACACCAGAATAATGGTGAAGGGCTTAAACGTGATGCTCTGTCACCAGAAGAGCAAATGGTATTCTCTGTCAGTAGGTTGAAAGACAGAAAGGGTTACAGTGAAGCACATTGTGGGAAAATGTGAGGGAAGGAACCTCTTTAAATGAAGTTTTCTTTATACTTGAAGCTCAGAAGTGAAGAGGTATTCACCTCTGCCATGACCCTTGCCACTGTGTCCCATTAAGCCCATTAAGTTTATGGCAATGCCGTGTCTCCTAACTGCACATATATTAGATGGTAAACATTCTTTAGACTATGAGGCTTAAAGTAAATGTAATTATACACTTTGCTATCTTTCGTTGTAATTTCATAAAGCGACCGTGGCATTACAGCTCACATTTCAGCAATCCATCATTATGTATCAGAGAGTTTAAAAGCttgttctgtattttattttcctcccaTTAGGCTCTGTTCCAAATGAGGAAATTGAGTCGAGCAGCCTATTTCTGTACTAAACATCCAGAAGCTCAGCTGACCTGCACCAGTGGGTAGACTACTCTCTGCTTTCATCTTTGCAGGGAGTCATGCTCACTGACACATGAATAAAAAGTTTCACATTATTGTAAGTCCATAGCCAGCTGGATGTTGGCTCTTTTATTAAAACTGTAATAATAGCTAGTCAGTGTTGTCCATCAGTGTTGTGATATGATGGCTGTTTCTCCACACATAGGTCACACAATCCATATGTTTGTATTACTTTTGTGTGAGATTtctgagcaaaaaaaagaaaaaatctttttgtgttgtgtgggAGTATTTTACTCGACAGTTACAAAACTTGTCTCTCTcagccttaaaaaaaagctgctcaGTGCTCACCCACCATCAGTCTGGCCTTCAGTAGAGAGTTGCTTCTTTGCATTGTTCAATTCTGGGCAGTCCGACTATTTTGTTTTAAGATTCAGTTTTGGATCTTGATGAAAAGCCTCAGCACTCCCGGATAGGGAAGGAAAGTCTGGAAGCAAAGCGTAGAGATTGTATCCTTAATGCTGCATACTGTATGTTGGCCTCTGTGCAGGGCTTAAGTGTGAGACTAGCTGCAGATTCCAATAAGTCATAACTCAGGTTTGACTGACAGATGGAAACATGGTTTAAGAGGGAAAAAGTGCAGCGTtttttcataaatgtatttttgtcttaAGAGCAACTCTTTTATCTCATTAAACAATTTTGTTGTTAGAGTGTCATGAAAAATCCTGGTTCGTAATAAATTGTGTCTTAtaaaatattccaaatgcaGCCACACATTAATCATCCACTTATTACTTAGCATGTATATTGCAAAATCCATCTTTACGGTTCTTTAAAGTAAGTCTTTGCTGTATATATTGACCTCCCACTCCATCTTACATCtcagtgtgtatgtatgtacacTGTGGACAGTGCACACAGCAGACTTCACGGCAGCCTAGAAGGCAGGCTTAACGGATTGGAGCTTTATTGTTTGCCCAGAGGCACGGCTATATTAACCAGTACTCATACGTGTGTTTCAGAAAATATGTCATTGCCCCAGGTTTTCTGTGTGACAGCCATATTTGTGTTACTATGATTGGGGAAAAGAGGTTCCTTTATGAAGGAGGGAAAAGGCTCAACTTCCAGATGTTATCCAATAATGGTGCTACAGATCACTGTCGAACTGTGATCCGCAAAGCTTTAAAACCGTTCTTTTGACACTCTGAAAAATGGGCGATCTGTTGCACCCCCTAGTATCTGGTGTGGTCCGTTTATGGTGTAAGAgaaatatataaacattttcttgaacTGTTCAAGAAAGACATCTTCTAACCAATCTATAAAGGCAACGTATACATTAATGTAAATCATttagtaaccatggtaacatagCTTTGCCGTACCATTTGAGCGTGGGCCTTTTCCCCGGCCAATCAGACGGCCAAAAGCAGTTAAAGCTGCATTCAGATGTAAAAGCACTCTCAATGAGatgctttttaaatgattaaataacaAGTAATatattatgtgttttttttgcacaaaacatttgagttttttCTTTCCCTAACTGTACTAACACTTGTATGTTTACTTCTTTGTTCCATTATCCCCCGTTGAGGTCTTGTTCAAAGTGGTTGAGACTACAGTGTATGTATGCAGTGAGTACCGGGGTAGTCTGGTTCATTGAAATGTAAGGATGAAATCTATTGAAAGAAAGCTCTTAATTGTTTTGTACACATTTTTCGTatttttgaaattgaaaaaaaaaaaagaggaattaaCAGCAGAAACAGCCTCCAAGTGAAATCATCTTATTCAAAATATTACACAGATATATTTTACCTCACTACTACAgttacctaaaaaaaaatcagcattgTGATAATATGATTCTTATAAAACGTTCTAAAGTACATCATTTTGaggtatgtgtgtatatttaacCAAATATCAGGAATAATAATTTATCCATATTTCTACTACTGTTGTTGGAGCTTTAAAACGTGTGTCGTATCCATTCTAAAGTTAAACATTGAATTAATTTGTAGcaactgaaaaacacagaaattatAGAATGGATATACAACTTCATGAACAGAAACACTTGTGCACAACTTGTACAACACATGATTGTTGCAGTCTCACACAGACGGTAGGAAGGTGAGAGGCAGAATGATTCTGATATCCTCTTCCACCTCCTAccatctctttctcttctctgcaggGCCCGGTTGTTCAAAAGTAATCCAACATGATAAAAGCTATCAGTATCAGATACGATTTTTATCTCTTGAaattggattatttttttttatttttttaaaagggaatGGGGATTATGTAATTGGATAGGATTAGATCATCTACTCCAGGATTTAATCTGGATAAAACCtccagtttgtgttgttcaaaACTTTTTGAGTAGGATTATGATTACATTGATCCAAAAGAAATCTGGATTATCCTGAGGGGACTGGATTCCAGGGAAAAATGCAAGAAAACCAATTACTCTtaacaatgattttttttttttacagtatttctaAAGTGAAAATGATGTGTTAAATTGTCTTAGGTAAGCTTTCACCTGCGAACACAAATTTGGCTAGCTTTCTGTTCCGGTGCAAAATTGAGTGTTAACTtgtgctaacatgctaaatTATCTGCTTTTCCATTATAACAAACGCAATATGCTGAGGTAGCTTGCAGTAAATGTACAAGCACTTACATACATGCTAAGTCCTGCAGGGGGCATGTGCCTCTGGTGGCAATGAGCCCTGGAAGAGGCCCcaatttgaaatgtgtgttttacaaGCAACAGAAAGTCTTACAGTACTAATTACCTTTTAAAGTGACTGGTAAGATGTCTGTGTAGATTTTGGCACACCCATGTGGACACAGTAATTTATTGTATGTATTCCCATTTAGATCACTGGTAATCCATAAAAGTATTTTCCTGAATGAGGGTGTTCCTATCTAGTTTTTCTTTGAACAACAGTCAGAAAAGTGTGATTGATTACCTGATCCTTGGTAGAAAAAGTGGATTACAAAATAGTGATCATTTTCATTCAGATTAAACCTATTGAACAACTGGGCAGGAGATCATCTtattgtctttctctttttcataATTCTACTCTGGAAATGTATCCTTTCATTATTGAATTTGTTAAGTTGACATTTTAAGCACCTAGAGTTGATTGCTTAAGTCGAATTTTTAAGCATAAATGCTTCAGTTTAACGAGTTTAATCTTCTTAGTGATGAGGATTTCCTGCATAACTTGAAAAATTAATGTTTTATATCAATACCTTATATTATACCTTTGTCTTTGAGAAAATATGatagtcatttttattgttgaagttgtagagaaaacacattttgaacacAAGGGGTGAAGAATCTCAGATTAAAGTCTTCAAAAACAAGGGAGCACTTCCTCCTTAGCCTGGTTCGTTTAGACATCTGTGAACACAGCAAGCACACTCCGCAGAGCAAAACAAGCGCGTTGAGATTGctttgaagaggtggtctcggcATACTTCCAGTAGAACCCTGGAGCAGTTAGTTTGCAATTAGAACGCAATCACCAGAAACAGGTTGTCTGACTCATCACACTCCAGTAGCATtataagcagcagcagcagtagtagtagtagtagtagtaatggGAATAATGCAGTTATAGGAACTTTTGATTACAGATTCAGTTGTGCTGATTACCAGTTGTCAGGTtccagaacttttttttacttcagagTGTGATGTGTGATTGTATGCGTAAATGTAAACAGACAAATTTACCTCTCTGATTTTAcacagagtttctcctgccagccccctagtatTTTTCCCGCAGCAGGtctgagtgggctgatgtgagaacacagcaggatattatctggagaattcacctcgagccagtgggaggggttggtgacatttatatcctgtgactgctgcactaTGCATAGATTGAACGCACGAGACCACTACGATCTTTGTGCACGCAGTTAAAaatgctgcattatgttttataTTCGCTAGTATGGTTTTCTCCGGTCTTTGGTTGATGTCGTTGAACTATGCATAGCATTGATTTAATAGCCAATATTCTCATAATAGCATTGTATGGTgaactctgttgctttgtcggcaacttctgttttttttttctttcctcaggAGCAGTCCTCTTGAAAATAATTTCAGGAGGGCAACAatgtatcttaaaaaaaaaaatctgaatcgaAACAAAGCAAACGAGCTCTAGATGTGAAAACACCCTCAATCCTTCAGCTACAGGCAGCCTCAATCAAAGCCTAATCAAGTGTTTGGTTAGATCATTATCAAGCATTCAAAGACAACATTGTGGACTTATCTGAACACAATGGAGATCGTCATGCAGACTTTTAAGATTTCACTTTCTTTGAGACTCTTAGTGTATACCTGTGCGCCTTTTATTCAGGATTTCACGGTATCCAGTCATTGAGCCTCCTGCCCCTCTTCATCTgttgctcatgttttttttgtcactgaatGATGGTTGCGTCTGCCTCTTTTGTCTGAACTGAGAGGGGAGGTGGAAAGAGTCTGACCTTCgcacctccttctcttcatcaccCATCCTCTTGcgctcctcccccctcccctgctTCACCTCCTATTCTGCTGCTGAAAGATAAAAATCTGTGACATGTTAGTCATTTTCTGGCTGAGCAACCTCGCAgcacaaggtgtgtgtgtgtgtgtgtgtgtgtatgtgtgtgttggctggagagacagagagcagcttGTGAGCCTATGATGTAGGAGTTGCGTTTGCCTGGCAACAGGTGAAAAAGAGTGGCATGGAGACAGTTGAAGATGgttttgagctttttttttttctgctgaaatCAAAACCTTCTTTCACGGCTTTCCCCGTTTGCATCGCTCATCCTCCCGAGCTGCCTTTTGATGAGGCAGGGACCACTTTGACCCTGCAACAAATCAGTAGtcaaagtcataaaaaatgCATGGAGCTTAtcagtaatttaaaaaaggccTCAGGTTTGATGTTGTCATTGAAATATCAGCGCATAGTACAAAGTAAGAATGTGCTCAGTGTATCTTGTCTTGATGGGGTTTACAAACACAGGTGTAGTCGTGTATCATTTTTTGGGGGTCTTAGTGAGGATCTGAAGATCATAGGTTGTTGTGGGTGATTAAGTCACGACGAGACATCCAATGGGCTTAAAAAATTCGACAAACACCTCCTAACCCTATAAGACTGAGTAGAAATATTTATTCATCAATGCACTTCAATATATTTGTTCCAAAAAGCAGTAATGATTCAGGAAATCCTGatattaattattttatagACATAAACTAAGGCAcgttttaaaggcagaatgtgcaacattttacacataataatagcagaaatcaagtttatcctcacacatgtctctctgagtcatgactgtctacactGAGTGAGAAGCACGAGCCATGTGtatatcatgtttacatggactggaCGGCCTCACATATTAAGCTGTTTGAGTCAatgactagagaaaagaagaataacatcgTCTACTCACCGCCATTCAGAGGCTGTATCTTTGATAAACTGatatgtaaatggtaaatagacttgagcaggtttagttcttttctagtcttctgttctgactactcaaagtgcttttacaccgcaggtcacacctacacattcacacactgatggtagtggttgctatgtagtgagaccatcagaagtaaccaaAGCCACAGCTGCACATGTTAGGGCCAATGAGAAGCCAGTGTAGCCTGAAACAGACGTCACAGCACAGATACCGGTATACAAAAGATTGAATAGATTTGACCTATTCAACTTATTGAACATTGTCCTTCGAGCACTTGGTTAGTTTGGTGCACTCAGTATGCACCGAGCAAATCATGGATATGAAGTTAGTCatgttttacacattttatttgagttcgctagaaaaagaagaaagagctAGAAAAACACAATTCTAAAGCActggtgctttttattttgtagttacGGTGTAACAATTGTTTAGCACTTCATCCGACATCCTTGGCGAAAAATACCTTAGATCTCagagggttttaaaaaaagcacagtCAAACGAAGAGGAACACttgcactttattttttttttacatttaattacaGCTCAGTGATGTTTATTATTTGTGTGCTGTAAATTCAGCTCAGGCCCAGATGTACACATTAGAGCATCCtgtactttcatgttttattctttgtttattaaagaattATGTaacgataaaatgcatttaattttgtcctaaaacacaaataatgcaCACAAAATGATTTAACAAACATCAGTAATGTAATCAATGATGAGTAGTTCTGTCATCTTTGCCTATATCTGGGCCGATAAAGCTTTGCGTCCCTCTGACTTCTTTGGAGCCCCCCCTAAGGGGCCCGGACCCCTTGTTGGGAACCAGTACTGTAaaggaataaacaaaaaacaaaactaaaaacgtGGCACAGTACTTGTTTAATCTcttcaattattattttgtttcaaTGAATATGGGCAGACAATAGAAAATGAAATTGAAACTCGATTAATCGTCCTGCAGTAGAGGGACTGCTAGTGCTTGAATTCTATCTATATGATGTTTTTATACTTCAACATACTGCTTCTAACTGGATATGGTGTTACGTTTAGAAAAGCTTTAAGACCTTGATTATGCTTTGTGAAAATGGTGTCGCCATGAGACTTGTTGtaagctgttttgttttcacatatgcacaccTGAAAATATCTAGCTCATTTGAGGAGGACTTGCTCccgatattctcctgacctggctgttcacacacactcctcatACATACGTTGGCTAAGCTCTAAGGCGGCCCTTTTTCACAATTACCCTTTGACTAGTAGgttagtctgaatttaaatttcctTTTTATCAATAAGGAAATGAGTTTCTTTGAACATCCCTAATTACAACCCAAAGCAAACTTTGCTCTCCACAGTTTTTTCTATTGTCTGAACTGGATTGTTCTAGATGAGACATGAGCTAAGAGCATTCCTTTATCATTTTAGATTAGGAGACTGGTTCTAACTAAAACTGTGGTCCTTTTGTTTCAGTAAATCCCCTCATAAAACAGCGACTACGTTTTATAACTTTTAATTACAAGTATGATGTAACTGCAGTTGAAATGAAGCGTCATTTTTTACCACTTATTACTTGAAGAaatagtatttattataagcaATGAGGATGACACACATCCGTTTGGAATACATTGAGATTAAAAAGAGATCCCACTTGAGGGAAAAGGGCAGGATTTATCTCACAGACTGGCCCAGTTTTTAAAATACCAAATATCTTTACTGGAACTGGGAGGGGTTGAAGGGACTCCCCAGAGGCCTCTGCAGGTGGAGTTACTGCAGTAGTCAGCTTACTGTAGTATGCCAGTTCAAATGACTGTCAGAAAATAAAAGGCCTTTTAACTCTAATGTAAGCCAGACAGCAGGATGGCATTgctaaagcaacaacaacatcttctAAAGATGGACCTTAAACCTGCATGTCAAAACTCTTCTAGTCTCCTACAGTTTGATAAAGTCATCTGGTCACAACATTGACATGCAAGTGAAATGCCAGCATCCAACGGCTCTATGGAAAGTCCTTATGTCTGTACATGTTCTGTTATCATTGGCTCAGGGCAGAGCGAAGTTTGGTGGGCAAGCACATTACATGGTTAAAGGAGCTGCAGGGTGTCAGACTGACAGAAAACATCTGATACGGTGGGGCTGATGGTATAGTGATGCAAGACTGCTGGTTGTGTAGTAGCTGTTAAATGAATAGTTAGTTTTTATGTGAATCAACTGGCTGCTATCGTGTTAGATGCTTCTCATATTTGTAAGGAGTTTTTAAGGTAAATTTTTACCTTAATgtatctctttttgtctttctctctaaacattttttattaagaaGTTAAAATTCACTCGTGCTGATTAACGGGGCCTTAGGGCTGACATGCAGCTCTAGCAGAAACACTTTTCAACACAATGCAGGCAGAAgatacaacacatttttaaagtaaaagttacataaaatgtctttaatgtcGGTGCAGGAAAGAAAATTGAAGATCATTTCATTAATCTTCAAAATGTGATCAGAAGTAGGAATGATCATTTCCAGACTGGATAAGCGAAAATAAGAGTTATGTGACTGGATATGATAGAATGAATGTGTATAATTATGGCCGTATCCTCGTTCAAATGACTTCTACTAATTAAGCCTGTCATTCTAGTGTCAAACCGTTCATTACCGTTTATTTGACAACTGCCATGTATTGTTAACGTTTAAGGTTGATCCAGTTAATCAAACGTATTTCAATTTTATAAACGGATATACAGAGAAAGTGTGTCCATCTtccaaaatatttaataatgcactcaacatgaatacataaatacatcttGTAAAGTTCTATCCTCTTTTGAAATTTAATTTACAATCATTTATTGTATAAAAGCCACCAGAAAGATCCCTTCCTCCACTCTGCATACTGCCTCTGAGGAATAATTATAAAATCATTATAGTATAGAGTTACTCCTATTTTCAAATTACAGTGTACCTGTCCAACAAATTACAGATGAAATAAACCATATATGAAGATTGTGTAATCATAATAATGACGTAATCGGTAAGAGGCTAGATTGTGTTAATAATTACAATCATtaattgatcattttatttctcataaaTAACAACGATATATCTGACAGTTGGGATTAAGAGCAGATCCAGACTGTACTTTATAGTTTTTAGTTACCTTTGTATAAATTGTAAGTTTATAGGGATCAGACTTAAATAATCTCAATTTAGCTGATGGTCTTCTAAACagtaaacatgtcaacaaataGTATTTCACAAGCTTCTTCAACAAAGCAATGACTTTGGCATGAACCTTACATACACTTTGCATTTACACACCACACTTTAAACCAGTACAATCAGTGtcacttttatttgtaaaatatatttacatgtgAAGTAATAGGCATTGTTGTGGCACTGACTTCAGAGAGGCTCACAGCACTAACAAACACACGGTCTTTAAGTGCACATGCATCATGCTAGATTCAAGCCCTTACAATAATCACAAGTCTTTGCACTTAGATTGAACTTGatgacacaaacagagatacaGTTTTGATGCTTCGGTCTGTCAGTGCGTTAGATCATTCATAACAAGTTAATGAGCTGCAAGTTTCCATTAAGGCTCCAGAGAGGCTTATAAACTACACAAGCAATTAAATCAGCTAATAACGGCACACAAAGTATATAgcaacacacacccacacacacactctcaaacacacacatacaggcactGACTGTAGTAAAAGCTGAATGGCACAACAGTGCACACCACAGCTGCTTTAGCaggctttttttcattttttttttttcagtcgttgacaaagcagcagaagcagatcTTGTGCAGAGACTAATCCACTAATGAAGCTTTCAACGTTCAGAATCTCAGTTTCACCCTTTTGTCTTCTCTATGGAAGGATACAATCTTGGCTTGTCTTCCATATTAGAGTGATTGTGTGATGCCTGATCAGATCCAACAAATATTTCATATAGTTATTCTGCATAAATATTAATTTCATAGATACCAGCTTACAAAGCAGTAGCAGTATAGGGTGATGCCAAAATGCCATTCTGCTGATTTTGCAAATGTCTATAGAAACTCTGTGTTACCAAAATCTTATCCAGTCCTGCGTTTGAAAGCCAACATTTTGCTGTAAAGATATAAATACTATGCTCTAAGAAAGTCCAGCCCACCTGTTTTACCTTCTTTCACCCAATGACACAATACACTCAGCACATCTTCTATACCACTCTTGGATACAGAATCagggaaaactttttttctctctcctcttctctcctcccctcgGTTTCGTTTAATTCTACTTGACAAAGTGCAGGGCCTCCGCTGCCACCACAGAACCTTTGCTGCTGTCAAGGCTGGTGACTAGCTTGAAGCCTGATCTAAGTGCTAGCATGACTGTCTCTAGTTTAAGACAGTCAAGTGTGCACAAGAATGTGCTGTCCTCCTTCAGTACGAGACGTGAGCCTGGCTCCGACTTGATGAAGTGTCGAAACTGGATCACATTGGATGACACCACAAATTCTTCTGGAAATCCATCCAAGCGGCTTTTGGAGATTTGCACAAGCCGCCCTTTGATCTTATCTAGGAAAGCGGCGTCACTGCAGTACACCTTGAGCCCTTGCGACCTTTCGTGGCTATCCGTCACCTCTAAAAAGGCGGCCTCACGCTGGGCGGCCCTCTGACTTTCCCAATCAACCACAGCTTCCACGAGTTCACTCAGGCGGTAGAAATCTGCCTCTCGGCGCAGGAGCCCTGCCTCCCGGAAGTCATCAGGCAGCTGGAGCTCTCCCGTTCTTAGGTAGTTGAGCACATGGCGAAAAACTGGACCATCTCTGTCAATGAACGGGTTTCCCATTGAATCAGTGTGCTGGACAGGCTTCTTACCATTGGCCAGTTCTTCTAGAAAAGAACCTTGGTGCTTGGCAAGGGTGGTCCGGTGGGCTGTGTACAGGAACCCCCCAACGTTTAAGGTGATGGTGCCTGAGGAGGGTTTCTTGAAGCTCTTGCTGGGCTGCAGCAGGTCAGGGTTGATATGCCTCAATTCACTTTCCATCCTTCTGAGGTTCCATTCCATGCTCCAGTCACTCTCTCCAGCCTCGACCCAGCCTCTTCTGAGCTGGCGTGGTAACGGTTCAACTCGAGTCCGTCTTTCTCTTCTCGGGGGTTGATCTGGCTTGGGAGTCGGTGGTGCTGCGGAGAAAACGAAAAAGGTGTTGTCAGCTGTCGCAAAAGTGAGAGTGAATGTGTTGGAGAGCGTGCGATGGTGAATGGCTGAATGCTGTCTGGCAGAGCAGCAACAGTGAACTGGGAGCTGAAAACAGACTGGCTCTCTGTTCCGCGAGCtctgtctcctccctcccttACGCTTTAGCTCCCTCtatgtctcactctctctctctctctctctctctctctctctctttctctccctctgttggAGTGGGTGGGCAGACAGCGTCACAtgcagggagagaaagggaATATGTGAGCAAACAACAGAAGAATCTGGACtcgagctcttttttttttttttctctcttccttaaTTGTCTTTGTTAAAAAGAGGCAGAGCTGAAACCAGCAATacgcacaggcacacacacccgcacacacaaacacacaaacacaccctgctGTCACCAGATGGAAGGGGGGTTGCTTTATAATTGCCGAAGTGTGAAACTGTCTAAGCTTGTGTGAGTCTGAATATGAAACTCCTTTTGCAGCCAAATCCATCTGTTTAGGACGCAGACCTACATTTGAACAGTCTCTATTCTAAAAGGAGTGCGGTTTAATTGAGGGGTTTACTGTCATGCTTTTTCTGTATCATCTCTGTTTATGACGGCAGCTAGTCATACATATGTAAATGAAAGCCACAGGGAACGCATTTATGCAAGGTAACAAGCAGTCCTTAGTTTTAGTAAATGTTGCTTGTGTAGTGTAGTCCTGTGGAGGAAATGGACCAATTAGAGTCACAGTGGTCTGGTCTGCCTCTAGGTTCCACCCCTTCCTTTGGGGAACTGAACTACACTCATCATTTTTGAAAGATTATTCATACGACCAAAGTGTATTTCATATGGCACTTACTTTCATGgtacaacaatttaaaaagctGAAGGGAAAATGAAGTATGCTATGATAACATTTTTGGATTTGTCCAGTGTTTGCTGAAATGAAATCCATGTGTACCTTTGATTATTTGCCAAGTCCTTCAGTGGAAAAGTCATACAGTattatagggctttcacattttgcagaggagctgtatgtgtgaacgcaaacagccaaactTTTCGCCCAGTTATGACTTACAGACTTATGTGGtcagacttatgcagaccacaaacaaaggactggatgggtttatttcacattttgtgggttggtagacactcaggtcacccaaatatatgttcaaaaacactgtagaagttaacttttcataatatgtcccctttaattgCTTCATCAATCTATCATTTTATTCATGATCAATAAGATGAACTGATGTTTTGTGCTCAGCAACAAGCTACTCTTGATCAGCTCTTTTcttaagtttgtgtttttatgtgtgctTG
Encoded proteins:
- the kctd4 gene encoding BTB/POZ domain-containing protein KCTD4, with product MEWNLRRMESELRHINPDLLQPSKSFKKPSSGTITLNVGGFLYTAHRTTLAKHQGSFLEELANGKKPVQHTDSMGNPFIDRDGPVFRHVLNYLRTGELQLPDDFREAGLLRREADFYRLSELVEAVVDWESQRAAQREAAFLEVTDSHERSQGLKVYCSDAAFLDKIKGRLVQISKSRLDGFPEEFVVSSNVIQFRHFIKSEPGSRLVLKEDSTFLCTLDCLKLETVMLALRSGFKLVTSLDSSKGSVVAAEALHFVK